Within the Catalinimonas niigatensis genome, the region CGGTATTGTACCTCAATAATCCTCCCGGTGTCAATAGCACTGACCGTAGGCGGGCGCTGGACTATTTACAAAAGCTCTATCAGCAGCAGTATACTCGTATCCAGGACCCGGAGATCAATACTAAAATTGCCCAATATGAAATGGCTTACCGCATGCAAACCTCTGTACCGGAGGTGATGGATGTTTCCGGTGAACCGGATTATGTGTATGAGATGTACGGCTCTGATGCCCGAAAGCCCGGTACCTTTGCGGCCAACTGCCTGCTGGCCCGTCGCCTCGTAGAGCGTGATGTCAAATTTGTACAGCTCTATCATATGGGTTGGGATCAGCATGGCAATCTTCCCAATGACATAGCAAGCCAGTGCAAAGCCACCGATCAGGCCTCGGCAGCGCTGGTGATGGACCTCAAACAGAGAGGACTCTTAGAAGATACGCTGGTGGTTTGGGGAGGAGAATTTGGCAGAACCAACTATTCGCAGGGTAAACTAACCAAGACCAATTACGGCCGTGACCATCATCCCCGTTGCTTCACCATCTGGATGGCGGGTGCCGGAGTGAAAAAGGGTTTTTCCTACGGAGAAACTGACGAATTTGGATATAATGTCACCCATAACCCGGTACATGTGCACGATTTTCAGGCTACGCTGTTATATTTACTGGGGGTAGATCACGAACGTCTTACTTTTAAACATCAGGGACGACGCTTTCGCCTCACTGATGTGCATGGACAAGTGGTAAATGATATTTTAAGTTGACAACCTGATATTGACGATGAAGACGAGAGAAGTGTTGAAACACCAAACGAGCTGTTTATTTTTAGCTATTTTTTTGGGAGTATCCATCACAGCCTGCGATCAACAGGCAGCAGGAACTGAGGGAGTCGCCAAAAAGGTGCCCAAGCAAGTAGATTTCAACCTGCACGTAAAGCCCATCCTTTCCGACCGTTGCTTTGCCTGCCACGGACCTGATAACAACAAGCGGGAAGCAGAATTGCGGCTGGATACCGAAGAAGGCGCATTCAGTGCCTTGAAAGAAAGTGAAGGTCATGCCTTCGTAGCCGGAAAGCCTGAGCAAAGCGTAGCCTTTCAGCGGATCAGTTCTACCGACCCGGAGATCATGATGCCGCCTCCCGAATCCAATCTGGTGCTGACAGACTATGAGATAGAAGTGATTGAGAAATGGATTGAACAGGGAGCCGAATGGAAAGAGCACTGGTCCTTCATCCCTCCAGCGAAACATGAGCTGCCCGAAGTAGATCAACAGGAATGGGTACAAAATCCTATTGACCATTTTGTGCTGGCTAAGCTGGAAAACGAAGGTTTACAACCTGCTCCCCCCGCTACCAAAGAAAAACTACTCCGCCGGGTTACTTTTGACCTGACCGGTCTGCCCCCTACCGTAGAAGAGATAGAGGCTTTTCTCCAGGATGATGCTCCCGATGCTTATGAAAAAGTAGTAGACCGTCTATTGGCTTCTTCTCACTTTGGAGAGCGCATGGCGCCTGTCTGGCTGGACCTCTCCCGCTATGCCGACTCCCACGGCTATCAGGATGACCGGCCCCGTACCATGTGGCCCTGGCGCGACTGGGTGGTGGAAGCCTTCAATGAAAATCTGCCTTACGATCAGTTCATCACCTGGCAACTGGCAGGAGACCTGCTGCCCGATGCTACCTATGAACAAAAACTTGCCACCGGCTTCAACCGCAACCATGCCATTACCCAGGAAGGAGGCGTAATTGAAGAAGAATACCTTACCGAATATGCTGCCGACCGTACCAATACTTTTTCCACCACCTTTCTGGGGCTGACGGTGGAATGCGCCCGCTGCCACGACCACAAATATGATCCTATCTCTCAGAAGGAATATTTTCAACTCTATGCTTTTTTCAATAATGTGCCTGAAAGAGGGCAGATTGATTATCTGAACGAGGCGCCTGAACCGGCCATGCGGGTGGAAGATGCTGAACTGGAAGCCAAGAAAACCTATGTAGACTCTACCATACTGGCCCTGGAAAACCGCTTGAATCAACTGGAAAGCCAAAAAACGCCTGCTTTCAAAACATGGCTGGCACAAAATCCGTCGCCTGACATAGATACGGAAAGCGATCAGCTGGCCTACTTCAAACTGGATATCATGGAGGCACAGCAGTTCAGAGGCGACTATTCGGATTTTCCGGGACTCATGAATACCGGCTTGCCCAAAAAGATCGATTTACCTGCTCATGTAGAAGGTAAGTATGGCAAGGCTCTTCAATTTAACGGAGCTAACTTCCTTACGCTGGATGATATCGCCGATTTTGACCACCACGATCATTTCTCACTGGGCGGATGGATCAAACACAGCAATGCCCATGAACTGCGGGCAGGCCTTTTGAGCCGACGCAATGGAGAAATTTCCCGGCAGGGGTATGACCTTACCCTGACCAAAGATAACAAATTGAGCCTGCGCCTCATCCACCACGCAGACCGCGGTGACTACCTGGATGCAGAAACAGTCTCTTCCATCCCCCCTCAGCAGTGGACCCACGTATTTGCAACTTACGACGGTTCCGGCAAAGCCAGCGGCGTAAGGCTGTACATCAATGGAAAAAACCAGCCTTTAAAAACCAGACACGATAATCTGGGACGCAAATCCATTCTCAATGGCAATGAGTTCCTGATAGGCAACTGGTACAGCCGCAACAAAGCCTATGATACCTATGGCTTTACCGGTGGTAGTATTGATGAAGTCAGAATTTACCATCGTACCCTTAGCCCGCTGGAAGTGCAGCAGGTGGCAGAAACCCAACCTTCACAGCAGGAAAACGCACTTTATGCGCATTATTTGCAGAAACAGGACCAGGAATTCTACCGCATTACGCGTCGCCTGGATAGCCTGCGCCAGTTGGATGTGAGCATTCCCCATGTGATGATCATGCAGGAAAGGGAAGAACGTAAACCTGCCTATCTGCTGGCCCGTGGTTCCTACGATGCCCCTACCGAAGAGGTAGAAAGAGCAACACCGGAAGCGGTGCTGGCCTTTGATAAAAAATATCCGCGTGACCGTCTCGGCCTCGCTCAATGGCTGTTGGCCCCGGAAAATCCGCTAACCTCCCGAGTGGCTGTTAACCGCTTCTGGCAGATGTATTTTGGCAAAGGGATCGTTAAGACACCTGAAGATTTTGGCAATCAGGGCGAATTGCCTACCCATCCTGAACTGCTGGACTGGCTTTCTGTAGAATTCAGGGAATCGGGCTGGGATGTGAAAGCATTACAAAAGCTGATTGTCATGTCGGCTACCTATCAGCAGTCGGCAAAGGTTGACAAAGAAAAACAGCAAAGGGATTCGGAAAATCTGCTGCTGGCCCGCGGCCCCAACACTCGTCTTACCGCTGAAATGTTCCGCGACAATGCTTTGGCTGTCAGTGGACTGCTGTACGATAGCCTCGGTGGTAAGTGGGTAAAGCCCTATCAGCCAGACGATATCTGGAAAGCCATGGCCAACCAGATCGGAGAGAACAAGTATCGGGCAAGTAAAGGCCCTGGTCTTTACCGCCGGAGCCTCTATACCTACTGGAAGCGTACCATTCCTCCGCCCACGATGGTGATGTTTGACGCTCCGGAGCGTACCCTGTGTACTGCCAAGCGGCAGAGTACCAGCACTCCTTTGCAGTCGCTGGCCCTGCTTAATGATCCGCAAATCGTAGAGGCGTCTCGCAAACTGGCAGAACGTATGCTGGCAGAAGGAGGTGTTTCAATAGAAGAACAGATTGCTTTTGGGTTTCAGGCCGTGACCTCACGACAGCCAAAGGCAGAAGAACTGAGCCTGTTGCAGGCGTTATATCAGGATAAGCTGGAATATTACCAGCAAAACCCTGAAGAAGTGGAAGGCTTGCTCACGGTAGGCGACGCTCCTTTTAATCAGCAGTTAGAAAAAGTACAGATTGCTACTTTGGCGGTGGTAGCCAATACCTTATTTAACCTGGATGAAGCCAAATTCAGAAGCTAAAAAGAATTTTGATCATGGACATACTCAACGAACACTATAACCAAATGAACCGTCGTCACTTCCTCTCCCGCATGAGCCTGGGATTGGGAGGAGCGGCACTGGGAAGCCTGCTGGGCTGTAGCAGCAATAGTACTCAGGAAGCAGCCATTGACCCGATGAGCGGCATACTGGATCAACTGCATTTTGCCCCCAAAGCCAAGCGGGTGATCTATCTCTTCCAGAGTGGTGGCCCTTCTCAAATGGATTTGTTTGACTACAAGCCCCTGCTCAGAAAGATGCATGGCGAAGAGCTGCCTGCCTCCATTCGCATGGGGCAGCGCCTCACCGGTATGACTGCGGGTCAGAGTTCTTTTCCGCTGGCTTCTTCCCTCTTTGACTTCAAGCAGCACGGCCAAAGTGGCGCCTGGGTAAGTGACCAGATGCCCTATACTGCTGAAATTGCTGATGAGCTTTGTTTTATCAAAAGCATGCATACCGAGGCCATCAACCATGATCCGGCCATCACCTTCTTCCAGACCGGCTCGCAGCAACCGGGTCGTCCCAGCATGGGTTCCTGGCTCAGCTATGGACTGGGCAGCGACAACCAGAACCTGCCTACCTTTATTGTACTACTCTCAAGAGGGGCGCAGCGTCCGCAGCCGATCTACTCCCGGCTTTGGGGCAATGGTTTCCTGGCATCCCTCCATCAGGGGGTACAGTTCCGCTCCGGCAAAGATCCTGTACTCTTTCTGAACAATCCGGAGGGTATTAATGCCAACACGCGCCGCCAGGTGCTTGATTATCTGGCGAAGCTCAACGATATCCGCATGCAGGATTTTGGTGATCCGGAAATAGAGTCTCGCATTGCGCAGTACGAAATGTCGTATCGCATGCAGACCTCCGTTCCCGATGCCCTGGACCTGTCCAATGAGCCGGATTCGGTCTTTGAGATGTACGGAGAAGATGCCCGAAAGCCTGGTACCTATGCTGCCAACTGCCTGCTGGCCCGGAGGTTGGCGGAACGTGATGTAAAGTTTATCCAGCTCTATCATCTGGGCTGGGACCAGCATGAAGATCTGCCGCGTGAGCTTAGTTCTCAATGCCGGGATACCGATCAGGCCTCGGCTGCTCTGGTCAAAGACCTGAAGCAGAGAGGCTTGCTGGAAGATACCTTAATCGTTTGGGGAGGAGAGTTTGGCCGTACCAATTACTCGCAAGGCAGGCTTACTGAGACCAATTACGGCCGTGACCATCATCCACGCTGTTTCACCATCTGGATGGCTGGTGGGGGTGTGAAAAAAGGGATGACTTATGGAGAGACCGATGACTTCTCTTACAATATTGTCAAAGACCCGGTGCATGTGCACGATTTTCAGGCTACCATGCTGCACCTGATGGGTATTGACCATGAAAAACTTACCTTTAAGCATCAGGGCAGACGCTACCGCCTGACTGATGTGAGTGGGAAAATTGTGAATAAAATTATCGCATAAATACATACCATACAACCTAATCAAGATGCAGAATAACAAGCCTACGCAACGCCGTCAGTTTCTCAAAGGCTCTGTGGCCCTGGCAGGCGGAGCACTACTTAGCCCTGACCTCAATTTTTATATTCAAAAAAGTAAACCCAAACTCAGCGAGGAAGTACTGGGACACAATGGCTTCCGCTATCGCGTACATCAGGAGTGGGGCAATCTCAACCCTTCCCAAACGCCGGTCAAAAACTGCCATGAGATGGTGATGGACTCCCAGGGCCGCCTCATCATGGTAACGGATGAAACCAAAAACAACATCATTGTCTACGACAAATCCGGCAAGCTGCTGGAGACCTGGGGCTCAGACTATCCCGGTGGGCATGGCTTATCTATTTTTGATGAAGGTGGCGAAGACATGCTGCTCATCTGTGACCCCAACATTGGCAAGGTGGTCAAAACCGATATCAAAGGTAAGGTACTGATGACTTTGCAAACCCCTCATGAGCTGGGTATCTACAAAGAAGACATGCCCTTTAAGCCCACCGAAACCACTGTAGGACCCAATGGAGACATTTATGTAGCGGATGGCTACGGCTCCCAATTTGTGATCCAGTACGATGCCAAGGGAAAATACATCCGTCACTTTGGCGGAGGAGGTGATGAAGACGGGCAGTTTCAGACGGTCCATGGGGTAGCGATAGACCAGCGCAATGGGGCGGCGCCTACTTTGCTCTGCACCTCCCGTGCGCACAACGCCTTCAAACGCTATTCGCTGGATGGCAAATACCTCTCCACCATCTTCCTGCCGGGAGCTTTTGTCTGCCGTCCGGTGATGGACGAGGATAACCTCTACGCCGGTGTATGCTGGTCGCGCCTCAAGTACCTGAACCAGACACCCAATTCCGGCTTTGTCACCATTCTGGACAAGAACAACAAAGTCGTTTCCAATCCGGGAGGCACCAAACCCGAGTACCGCAATGGCGAGCTGCAACTGATGGTACAGGAAAGCCCGGTGTT harbors:
- a CDS encoding 6-bladed beta-propeller translates to MQNNKPTQRRQFLKGSVALAGGALLSPDLNFYIQKSKPKLSEEVLGHNGFRYRVHQEWGNLNPSQTPVKNCHEMVMDSQGRLIMVTDETKNNIIVYDKSGKLLETWGSDYPGGHGLSIFDEGGEDMLLICDPNIGKVVKTDIKGKVLMTLQTPHELGIYKEDMPFKPTETTVGPNGDIYVADGYGSQFVIQYDAKGKYIRHFGGGGDEDGQFQTVHGVAIDQRNGAAPTLLCTSRAHNAFKRYSLDGKYLSTIFLPGAFVCRPVMDEDNLYAGVCWSRLKYLNQTPNSGFVTILDKNNKVVSNPGGTKPEYRNGELQLMVQESPVFKHCHDVCIDEDKNIYVCQWNANQTYPIKLERV
- a CDS encoding DUF1553 domain-containing protein, whose amino-acid sequence is MKTREVLKHQTSCLFLAIFLGVSITACDQQAAGTEGVAKKVPKQVDFNLHVKPILSDRCFACHGPDNNKREAELRLDTEEGAFSALKESEGHAFVAGKPEQSVAFQRISSTDPEIMMPPPESNLVLTDYEIEVIEKWIEQGAEWKEHWSFIPPAKHELPEVDQQEWVQNPIDHFVLAKLENEGLQPAPPATKEKLLRRVTFDLTGLPPTVEEIEAFLQDDAPDAYEKVVDRLLASSHFGERMAPVWLDLSRYADSHGYQDDRPRTMWPWRDWVVEAFNENLPYDQFITWQLAGDLLPDATYEQKLATGFNRNHAITQEGGVIEEEYLTEYAADRTNTFSTTFLGLTVECARCHDHKYDPISQKEYFQLYAFFNNVPERGQIDYLNEAPEPAMRVEDAELEAKKTYVDSTILALENRLNQLESQKTPAFKTWLAQNPSPDIDTESDQLAYFKLDIMEAQQFRGDYSDFPGLMNTGLPKKIDLPAHVEGKYGKALQFNGANFLTLDDIADFDHHDHFSLGGWIKHSNAHELRAGLLSRRNGEISRQGYDLTLTKDNKLSLRLIHHADRGDYLDAETVSSIPPQQWTHVFATYDGSGKASGVRLYINGKNQPLKTRHDNLGRKSILNGNEFLIGNWYSRNKAYDTYGFTGGSIDEVRIYHRTLSPLEVQQVAETQPSQQENALYAHYLQKQDQEFYRITRRLDSLRQLDVSIPHVMIMQEREERKPAYLLARGSYDAPTEEVERATPEAVLAFDKKYPRDRLGLAQWLLAPENPLTSRVAVNRFWQMYFGKGIVKTPEDFGNQGELPTHPELLDWLSVEFRESGWDVKALQKLIVMSATYQQSAKVDKEKQQRDSENLLLARGPNTRLTAEMFRDNALAVSGLLYDSLGGKWVKPYQPDDIWKAMANQIGENKYRASKGPGLYRRSLYTYWKRTIPPPTMVMFDAPERTLCTAKRQSTSTPLQSLALLNDPQIVEASRKLAERMLAEGGVSIEEQIAFGFQAVTSRQPKAEELSLLQALYQDKLEYYQQNPEEVEGLLTVGDAPFNQQLEKVQIATLAVVANTLFNLDEAKFRS
- a CDS encoding DUF1501 domain-containing protein yields the protein MSESIEKSLAYQMNRRHFLSKTSLGLGAAALSSLLGSSAWAGSLDKGVLGKPHFSPKVKRVIYLFMSGGPSQLDMFDYKPKLQQMNGEDLPESVRQGQRLTGMTSNQQSLPLAGAQFAFERHGKSGMWVSELLPHTAKVVDELCFIKSMHTEAINHDPAVTFFQTGSQQPGRPSMGAWLSYGLGSDNENLPGFIVMLSRNRDGGQPLYSRLWGSGFLPSLHQGVQFRSGKDPVLYLNNPPGVNSTDRRRALDYLQKLYQQQYTRIQDPEINTKIAQYEMAYRMQTSVPEVMDVSGEPDYVYEMYGSDARKPGTFAANCLLARRLVERDVKFVQLYHMGWDQHGNLPNDIASQCKATDQASAALVMDLKQRGLLEDTLVVWGGEFGRTNYSQGKLTKTNYGRDHHPRCFTIWMAGAGVKKGFSYGETDEFGYNVTHNPVHVHDFQATLLYLLGVDHERLTFKHQGRRFRLTDVHGQVVNDILS
- a CDS encoding DUF1501 domain-containing protein gives rise to the protein MDILNEHYNQMNRRHFLSRMSLGLGGAALGSLLGCSSNSTQEAAIDPMSGILDQLHFAPKAKRVIYLFQSGGPSQMDLFDYKPLLRKMHGEELPASIRMGQRLTGMTAGQSSFPLASSLFDFKQHGQSGAWVSDQMPYTAEIADELCFIKSMHTEAINHDPAITFFQTGSQQPGRPSMGSWLSYGLGSDNQNLPTFIVLLSRGAQRPQPIYSRLWGNGFLASLHQGVQFRSGKDPVLFLNNPEGINANTRRQVLDYLAKLNDIRMQDFGDPEIESRIAQYEMSYRMQTSVPDALDLSNEPDSVFEMYGEDARKPGTYAANCLLARRLAERDVKFIQLYHLGWDQHEDLPRELSSQCRDTDQASAALVKDLKQRGLLEDTLIVWGGEFGRTNYSQGRLTETNYGRDHHPRCFTIWMAGGGVKKGMTYGETDDFSYNIVKDPVHVHDFQATMLHLMGIDHEKLTFKHQGRRYRLTDVSGKIVNKIIA